From the genome of Symphalangus syndactylus isolate Jambi chromosome 5, NHGRI_mSymSyn1-v2.1_pri, whole genome shotgun sequence, one region includes:
- the LCMT2 gene encoding tRNA wybutosine-synthesizing protein 4, whose protein sequence is MGPRSRERRAGAVQSTNDSSALSKRSLAARGYVQDPFAALLVPGAARRAPLIHRGYYVRARAVRHCVRAFLEQTGAPLAARRAQILSLGAGFDSLYFRLKTAGRLARAAVWEVDFPDVARRKAERIGETPELCALTGPFQRGEPASALCFESADYCILGLDLRQLQRVEEALGAAGLDAASPTLLLAEAVLTYLEPESAAALIAWAAQRFANALFVVYEQMRPQDAFGQFMLQHFRQLNSPLHGLERFPDVEAQRRRFLQAGWTACGAVDMNEFYHCFLPAEERRRVENIEPFDEFEEWHLKCAHYFILAASRGDTLSHTLVFPSSEAFPRVNPASPSGVFPASVVSSEGQVPNLKRYGHASVLLSPDVILSAGGFGEQEGRHCRVSQFHLLSRDCDSEWKGSQIGSCGTGVQWDGRLYHTMTRLSESQVLVLGGRLSPVSPALGVLQLHFCKSEDNNTEDLKVTITKAGREDDSTLSCWRHSTTEVSCQNQEYLFVYGGRSVVEPVLSDWHFLHVGTMAWVRIPVEGEVPEARHSHSACTWQGGALIAGGLGASEEPLDSVLFLRPISCGFLWESIDIQPPITPRYSHTAHVLNGKLLLVGGIWIHSSSFPGVTVINLTTGLSSEYLIDTTYVPWPLMLHKHTSILLPEKQQLLLLGGGGNCFSFGTYFNPHTVTLDLSSLSAEQ, encoded by the coding sequence ATGGGCCCCCGGAGCCGCGAGCGTCGGGCAGGCGCGGTACAGAGCACCAACGACAGCAGCGCCCTCAGCAAGCGTTCCCTGGCCGCGCGCGGGTACGTGCAGGACCCCTTTGCCGCGTTGCTGGTTCCGGGCGCGGCGCGCCGCGCACCGCTTATTCACCGAGGGTACTACGTCCGCGCACGCGCCGTGAGGCACTGCGTGCGCGCCTTCTTGGAGCAGACTGGCGCGCCCCTGGCCGCGCGTCGCGCGCAGATCTTGTCTCTCGGCGCCGGCTTCGACTCGCTCTATTTTCGCTTGAAAACCGCGGGCCGCCTGGCCCGGGCTGCAGTCTGGGAGGTGGATTTTCCGGACGTGGCGCGGCGCAAAGCAGAAAGGATTGGAGAGACGCCAGAGCTGTGCGCGTTAACCGGGCCTTTCCAGAGGGGGGAGCCCGCGTCCGCGCTGTGCTTTGAGAGCGCAGACTACTGCATCCTGGGCCTGGACTTGCGGCAGCTCCAGCGAGTGGAGGAGGCCCTGGGCGCCGCGGGGCTCGACGCAGCCTCACCCACTCTGCTCCTGGCAGAGGCGGTGTTGACCTACCTCGAGCCGGAGAGTGCCGCGGCCCTCATCGCCTGGGCAGCCCAGCGTTTTGCTAATGCCCTTTTCGTGGTCTATGAGCAGATGAGGCCTCAAGACGCCTTTGGCCAGTTCATGCTGCAACATTTTCGGCAGCTAAACTCCCCTCTGCATGGCCTGGAGCGCTTTCCTGACGTGGAGGCGCAGCGGCGCCGCTTCCTTCAAGCTGGCTGGACTGCCTGCGGTGCCGTGGACATGAATGAATTCTATCACTGCTTTCTCCCCGCAGAAGAGCGCCGGCGGGTGGAAAATATTGAACCCTTTGACGAATTTGAGGAGTGGCATCTGAAGTGCGCCCATTATTTCATTCTGGCAGCTTCTAGGGGAGACACCCTCTCCCACACCCTAGTGTTTCCATCCTCAGAGGCATTTCCTCGCGTAAATCCTGCTTCGCCTTCAGGGGTGTTCCCTGCCAGTGTAGTCAGTAGCGAGGGCCAGGTCCCAAACCTGAAGAGATATGGCCACGCCTCTGTCCTCTTGAGCCCGGACGTTATTCTCAGTGCAGGAGGATTTGGAGAGCAGGAGGGGCGGCACTGCCGAGTGAGCCAGTTTCACTTGCTGTCAAGAGATTGTGACTCTGAATGGAAAGGCAGCCAAATAGGCAGTTGTgggactggagttcagtgggatGGACGCCTTTATCACACCATGACAAGACTCTCAGAGAGTCAGGTTCTGGTTCTGGGAGGGAGACTGTCCCCAGTAAGTCCAGCCTTGGGGGTTCTCCAGCTTCATTTTTGTAAGAGTGAGGATAATAACACTGAGGACCTGAAAGTGACAATAACAAAGGCTGGCCGAGAGGATGATTCCACTTTGTCTTGTTGGCGGCATTCAACAACAGAAGTGTCCTGTCAGAATCAGGAATATTTGTTTGTGTATGGGGGTCGAAGCGTGGTGGAACCTGTACTAAGTGACTGGCATTTCCTACATGTAGGGACAATGGCTTGGGTCAGGATCCCAGTGGAGGGAGAAGTACCTGAAGCCCGGCATTCTCACAGTGCCTGCACTTGGCAAGGGGGAGCCCTTATTGCTGGAGGTCTCGGGGCTTCTGAGGAGCCATTGGACTCTGTGCTCTTTCTGAGACCAATCTCTTGTGGATTCCTCTGGGAGTCAATAGACATCCAGCCTCCCATTACCCCAAGATACTCCCACACAGCTCATGTGCTCAATGGAAAGCTGTTACTGGTTGGAGGGATCTGGATTCATTCCTCCTCATTTCCTGGAGTAACTGTGATCAATTTGACTACAGGATTGAGCTCAGAGTATCTGATTGACACAACATATGTGCCATGGCCATTAATGTTACACAAACACACTAGTATCCTCCTTCCTGAAAAGCAGCAGCTCCTGCTTCTTGGAGGTGGTGGGAACTGCTTTTCCTTTGGTACCTACTTCAACCCCCATACTGTCACATTAGACCTTTCTTCCTTAAGTGCTGAGCAGTAA